CCCGTTGCCAGATACTGATTTCGTCTCTCAGTTTGTTGATGTCAGGTATTCTTCGGTCCAAACACTGTTTTGATAGTGCCGAGAGCTCTATCTCAGCCATGTTGAGCCAGCTACCCTTTTTGGGAGTGTAATGGAACTCGAACCTTTTTGCGAGCTTGAAAGCGTCATCTGGAGGCATTGCGTCGTAGAATGAGCCCATGGTGTGAGTATTGAGGTTGTCCTGGACGACGATGATCTTCT
The nucleotide sequence above comes from Methanothrix sp.. Encoded proteins:
- a CDS encoding transposase codes for the protein KIIVVQDNLNTHTMGSFYDAMPPDDAFKLAKRFEFHYTPKKGSWLNMAEIELSALSKQCLDRRIPDINKLRDEISIWQRERNAIRATVCWKFSKDNARAKLKRHYNMVKNKC